The Collimonas fungivorans Ter331 genome has a segment encoding these proteins:
- a CDS encoding rolling circle replication-associated protein → MPQFHSDLNESSSTFVTTPQEKPEWWTDDGNGWQDTYTARQRIFANGQTEITVTKDKFFVGRDSLPVPHAKRGASEKREANEEDAGKRAKQKVRLCCKEIGADRMVTLTYRENMIDRETALKHWKAFTRRLSKHKAFHYVAVIEEQKRGALHFHVAVSGRQDYRLLRSVWQSILGLGQSGEQMGQVNVRDPSKFGFGRNGAHKLAEYIAKYCGKLMDCRDLNQKRYFRSRGIVIPVMNSWRVCAHTMLHAVQIGFEIAREFGLAGAQTWCNNGLGVFWIATAPHDGPLIDTCPF, encoded by the coding sequence ATGCCGCAATTCCACTCCGATTTGAACGAATCGTCAAGCACTTTCGTAACAACCCCTCAAGAAAAGCCGGAATGGTGGACTGATGACGGTAACGGCTGGCAAGACACCTACACGGCGCGCCAGCGCATTTTCGCGAATGGTCAGACTGAGATAACAGTCACTAAGGATAAGTTTTTTGTGGGCCGGGATTCGCTGCCTGTGCCGCATGCAAAGCGCGGTGCTTCGGAGAAGCGTGAAGCCAATGAGGAGGATGCTGGCAAGCGCGCAAAGCAGAAAGTCCGGCTGTGCTGCAAGGAGATTGGCGCTGACCGCATGGTGACGCTGACGTATCGGGAAAACATGATTGATCGTGAGACCGCACTCAAGCACTGGAAAGCCTTTACAAGGCGTTTGAGCAAGCACAAGGCTTTTCACTACGTCGCGGTTATTGAGGAGCAAAAGCGGGGCGCGTTGCATTTCCATGTGGCTGTTAGCGGTCGACAGGATTACAGACTGCTGCGTTCGGTGTGGCAGTCGATACTCGGTCTTGGCCAGTCTGGTGAGCAAATGGGACAAGTGAATGTACGTGATCCAAGTAAGTTTGGTTTCGGCCGTAACGGCGCTCACAAGCTGGCTGAGTACATTGCCAAATATTGCGGCAAGTTGATGGACTGCCGTGACCTAAATCAAAAGCGTTATTTCCGGTCGCGCGGGATCGTGATCCCTGTGATGAATAGCTGGCGTGTCTGTGCGCATACCATGCTGCATGCCGTCCAGATCGGTTTTGAGATCGCCCGGGAGTTTGGGCTAGCTGGCGCTCAAACGTGGTGCAATAACGGTTTGGGAGTCTTCTGGATTGCTACAGCGCCGCATGATGGGCCGTTGATCGATACCTGTCCATTCTAG
- a CDS encoding zonular occludens toxin family protein — protein MITIITGLPGHGKTLYLISYLKALAEKEGRDVYYSGIKDLLLPWTEFKADEWASLPIGSFIVIDEAQFVFPKKPNGSTLPKYYQDLAVHRHSGYDIFLLTQHPSLVDNFVRNLCGRHLHAIRKFGLQRSNIWEWPSANLSPDKESGQKNAILHKFSFPKESFGLYKSAEVHTVKRSIPAKLILAILFVAAVPIAGYYSFNKYKQRSVKAEDAASTGAAGSSSGASAPAGASGQKASYLNAVGDAKQYLFERVPRVTGLPQTAPRYDEVTKPTTAPVPVACVANEKRCDCFTQQATPMAVPELLCRDIVARGYFVDFDDHGGQNHQQVASASPAGSAALSRSERGSGSSVFTLDEDGYGVLGKRTGRSAGSK, from the coding sequence ATGATTACGATCATTACCGGGTTGCCGGGGCATGGCAAAACGCTTTATCTGATTTCCTACTTGAAAGCGCTCGCTGAAAAAGAGGGGAGGGATGTCTATTATTCTGGCATCAAGGATTTGTTGTTGCCGTGGACCGAGTTTAAGGCTGACGAGTGGGCTTCACTTCCGATAGGTTCTTTCATCGTCATTGATGAGGCCCAGTTTGTTTTTCCGAAAAAACCGAATGGTTCGACGCTCCCTAAGTACTATCAGGATTTAGCTGTGCATCGGCATAGCGGTTACGATATTTTCCTGCTTACTCAACATCCAAGTTTGGTTGATAATTTTGTTCGTAATCTCTGCGGTCGTCACTTGCATGCTATTCGTAAATTCGGCTTGCAACGTTCTAACATTTGGGAATGGCCGTCTGCCAATTTAAGTCCTGATAAAGAGTCGGGCCAGAAAAATGCCATCTTGCATAAATTTTCCTTTCCAAAAGAAAGTTTTGGGCTCTATAAATCGGCTGAGGTTCACACTGTTAAACGCAGTATTCCGGCCAAATTGATACTCGCTATTTTGTTTGTGGCAGCGGTGCCGATTGCTGGCTATTACTCGTTTAATAAATACAAGCAGCGTTCCGTAAAGGCTGAGGATGCCGCTTCTACTGGTGCTGCCGGTTCGTCTTCTGGCGCAAGCGCTCCTGCTGGTGCATCTGGCCAGAAAGCGTCGTACCTAAATGCTGTTGGTGATGCGAAGCAGTATTTATTTGAGCGTGTGCCGCGTGTCACTGGTCTGCCGCAGACGGCGCCACGGTATGACGAGGTTACGAAACCGACTACGGCGCCTGTGCCCGTTGCTTGTGTTGCAAATGAAAAGCGTTGTGATTGTTTTACTCAGCAGGCTACGCCTATGGCCGTGCCTGAGCTACTTTGCCGCGATATTGTGGCACGTGGGTACTTTGTTGATTTTGACGATCACGGTGGTCAGAATCATCAACAGGTTGCTTCAGCTAGTCCTGCTGGTTCCGCGGCTTTATCAAGATCTGAGAGAGGTTCTGGATCTTCCGTTTTTACGCTGGATGAGGATGGTTATGGAGTCCTTGGTAAGCGCACTGGCCGCTCGGCTGGTTCTAAATAA
- a CDS encoding DUF2523 family protein produces the protein MFLAVFLPALMGALATAMASLVWRAVIALGIGFVTYKGLDVAIGYMQQAVFDRVNSIPGDALSLIGYLWLDKAITIIFSAVSISLAMKLLSGSLKKVQLK, from the coding sequence ATGTTCTTAGCCGTTTTTCTACCTGCGTTGATGGGTGCTCTTGCCACTGCGATGGCATCGCTTGTATGGCGTGCTGTGATTGCTCTCGGTATCGGATTTGTTACCTACAAGGGTCTTGATGTCGCTATCGGTTATATGCAGCAGGCCGTTTTTGATCGCGTCAATAGTATTCCGGGCGATGCTCTTAGTTTGATTGGTTATTTGTGGTTGGATAAGGCAATCACTATTATTTTTTCTGCGGTTTCAATTTCTCTTGCTATGAAATTGCTGTCGGGTAGTTTGAAAAAGGTGCAGCTCAAATGA
- a CDS encoding major capsid protein → MKLHKFVRSVGAGVSAVALFVSASVAHAAATPVDLSAPIQQAQTDVSTNGVLVLGVIVACAAIGWIRRILR, encoded by the coding sequence ATGAAGCTGCATAAATTTGTTCGTTCTGTCGGTGCTGGTGTTTCTGCTGTTGCGCTGTTTGTTAGCGCGTCGGTTGCGCATGCTGCTGCCACTCCTGTCGATCTGTCTGCGCCAATTCAACAGGCTCAAACGGATGTCAGCACCAATGGCGTGTTGGTCCTCGGTGTCATCGTGGCCTGCGCTGCTATCGGCTGGATTCGTCGTATCCTCCGTTAA